The following are encoded together in the Robertmurraya sp. FSL R5-0851 genome:
- a CDS encoding O-methyltransferase, translating into METEKLHSYIEELIQNRSDLFEEMEQYAKTHQVPIMELSGIETILQILRIAQPKQILEVGTAIGYSALRMATVLPETNIVTIERDSERYTVAEDFIKRANKEHQISIIKGDALEVESLIEKFGLFDAIFIDAAKGQYTKFFEIYSKYLGDKGIIITDNVLFKGLVCEDTIESKRVRSMVSKIKDFNKWLMEHGEYDSVIIPVGDGVAISKKR; encoded by the coding sequence TTGGAAACGGAGAAGCTGCATTCTTATATAGAAGAGCTCATTCAAAATAGATCGGATTTATTCGAAGAAATGGAGCAATACGCGAAAACTCATCAAGTTCCTATCATGGAACTGTCAGGAATCGAAACGATACTCCAAATACTAAGGATTGCCCAACCGAAACAGATTTTAGAGGTTGGTACTGCTATTGGATATTCTGCCTTACGAATGGCGACTGTTCTTCCAGAAACGAACATCGTCACCATTGAACGGGACAGTGAGCGCTATACGGTCGCTGAGGATTTTATTAAACGTGCAAACAAAGAACACCAAATTTCGATTATCAAAGGTGATGCGCTAGAAGTAGAATCACTAATAGAAAAATTTGGTTTATTCGATGCCATTTTTATCGATGCAGCTAAAGGGCAATATACGAAGTTCTTTGAAATATATTCAAAGTATTTAGGTGACAAAGGGATCATCATAACTGACAACGTTCTGTTTAAAGGACTAGTCTGTGAGGATACAATTGAGAGTAAACGAGTAAGAAGTATGGTTTCAAAAATTAAAGATTTTAACAAATGGCTAATGGAACATGGAGAATACGATTCGGTCATTATTCCTGTAGGCGATGGAGTAGCAATTAGTAAAAAGAGGTGA
- the udk gene encoding uridine kinase has translation MKRKPVVIGVAGGSGSGKTSVTKSIYETFKGHSILMLEQDFYYKDQSHLPFEERLKTNYDHPLAFDNDLLIEHIESLLSYEAIEKPVYDYSVHTRSSDVIHVEPKDVIILEGILILEDERLRNLMDIKLYVDTDADLRIIRRLVRDIKERERSMDSVIDQYVNVVRPMHNQFIEPTKRYADIIIPEGGHNFVAIDLMVTKIQTILEQKSFL, from the coding sequence ATGAAACGCAAACCCGTTGTTATTGGTGTAGCCGGTGGGTCCGGCTCCGGGAAAACGAGTGTAACAAAATCGATTTACGAGACATTTAAAGGGCATTCGATTTTAATGCTCGAGCAAGATTTTTATTATAAAGACCAGTCACATTTACCTTTCGAAGAGCGTCTAAAGACAAATTATGATCATCCATTAGCATTTGACAATGACTTACTGATTGAGCATATTGAGAGTCTTCTCAGCTACGAAGCGATTGAGAAGCCTGTGTATGACTACAGTGTTCATACCCGTTCAAGTGATGTCATCCATGTGGAGCCTAAGGATGTAATTATCCTTGAAGGAATCCTCATATTAGAAGATGAAAGACTTCGTAACTTAATGGATATTAAGTTATATGTAGATACAGATGCGGACCTTCGTATTATTAGACGATTGGTAAGAGATATAAAAGAACGTGAGCGCTCAATGGATTCAGTCATTGACCAGTATGTAAATGTGGTGCGCCCAATGCATAATCAATTTATTGAACCAACGAAACGCTATGCAGATATTATTATTCCAGAAGGTGGCCATAATTTTGTGGCAATTGATTTGATGGTCACAAAAATTCAAACAATTCTTGAACAAAAATCATTTTTATGA
- the mtnN gene encoding 5'-methylthioadenosine/S-adenosylhomocysteine nucleosidase produces MKIAIIGAMEEEVALLREKISNPEQQTIAGCEFTTGSMDGAEVILLRSGIGKVNAAMSTTILLDRFKPDYVINTGSAGGFHPDLNVGDVVISSEVRHHDVDVTAFGYEYGQVPQLPAAFEANSELVEIAETAAKEIGSVQVVKGLIATGDSFMNDPKRVDAIRDKFLDLQAVEMEAAAIAQVSYQFGIPFVIIRSLSDIAGKESDVSFEQYLEKAALHSASLVMKIVEKLKAD; encoded by the coding sequence GTGAAAATCGCAATTATTGGTGCAATGGAAGAAGAAGTAGCTTTATTACGAGAAAAAATCAGCAACCCGGAACAACAAACAATTGCAGGATGTGAGTTTACAACAGGTAGTATGGATGGGGCTGAGGTAATCCTATTGCGCTCAGGAATAGGGAAAGTAAACGCAGCAATGTCCACAACGATTCTATTAGATAGATTCAAACCTGATTATGTGATTAACACAGGATCAGCTGGAGGCTTTCATCCTGATTTAAATGTAGGAGATGTTGTTATCTCTTCTGAAGTTCGCCATCATGATGTAGACGTTACAGCATTTGGATATGAATATGGTCAAGTACCACAGCTTCCTGCAGCGTTTGAGGCTAATTCCGAGCTTGTTGAGATAGCAGAAACAGCGGCAAAGGAAATTGGTAGTGTGCAAGTTGTGAAAGGGTTAATCGCAACAGGTGATTCTTTTATGAATGATCCGAAGCGTGTGGATGCTATCCGTGATAAATTTCTTGATTTACAGGCGGTCGAAATGGAAGCAGCTGCAATTGCCCAAGTTTCCTATCAATTTGGGATTCCATTCGTTATTATACGTTCATTGTCTGATATCGCTGGGAAAGAATCAGATGTTTCCTTCGAACAATATTTAGAAAAAGCAGCACTTCATTCAGCCTCTTTGGTTATGAAAATCGTTGAGAAGCTAAAGGCTGATTAA
- a CDS encoding YrrS family protein, protein MMQDDFQQSRFNQRSKRRKTNLILNGLIGIVLVLIIVVSGVIFLGNDDKATTEKEQEQSIEASNDVNEEEESSEEVTEGADSEMDEGDSSSDSSSLSEESSEEASSNDNEETIVTEGGADSNVVRTIVNPNWEPVGTSQTGEHTSVYSGVDWDEMVSAIEYATGLSEDNMTIKFLGNDGHNKSKGTVFSKDRTQIYRVSIEWVDGEGWKPTLVEELASIE, encoded by the coding sequence ATGATGCAAGATGATTTTCAGCAATCAAGATTTAATCAAAGGTCGAAGCGTCGTAAAACAAATCTGATTTTAAATGGTCTCATTGGAATAGTATTGGTTTTAATTATTGTTGTTTCCGGAGTGATTTTTTTAGGAAACGATGATAAAGCTACGACAGAAAAAGAGCAGGAACAAAGTATAGAAGCTTCAAATGATGTGAATGAAGAAGAAGAGTCTTCGGAGGAAGTAACAGAAGGAGCTGACTCAGAAATGGATGAGGGAGATTCGTCTTCAGACTCTTCGTCCTTAAGTGAAGAGTCGAGCGAGGAAGCTAGCTCTAATGATAACGAAGAAACAATTGTGACAGAAGGCGGCGCGGATTCTAATGTAGTTAGAACCATTGTTAACCCAAATTGGGAGCCAGTCGGAACGAGCCAAACAGGTGAACATACAAGCGTGTATAGTGGTGTGGATTGGGATGAAATGGTTTCTGCCATTGAATATGCCACTGGGTTGTCAGAGGATAATATGACGATCAAGTTCCTTGGAAATGATGGTCATAATAAATCAAAAGGAACCGTCTTTTCAAAGGACAGAACCCAAATTTATCGTGTTTCCATTGAGTGGGTGGATGGGGAAGGTTGGAAGCCTACATTAGTGGAAGAACTAGCGTCGATCGAATAA
- a CDS encoding YrhC family protein — MSIVKDSNAGKMLEEKMIDYKRFAVVLLAVGSFFYLGVIIPSGEKVLIDLYMMMCSSMLFLAGSIYFFTLSKQIKTKLDDINE; from the coding sequence GTGAGTATAGTGAAAGATAGCAATGCAGGGAAAATGCTTGAAGAGAAAATGATTGACTATAAGAGGTTTGCGGTTGTTCTACTTGCCGTAGGCAGCTTCTTTTACCTAGGTGTTATCATTCCATCAGGTGAAAAAGTGCTAATCGATCTATATATGATGATGTGCTCATCTATGCTGTTTTTAGCGGGTTCTATTTACTTTTTTACTTTATCGAAGCAAATAAAAACAAAGCTTGATGACATAAATGAATAG
- a CDS encoding peptidase U32 family protein — MKKPELLVTPKTIKDIEALCKVGADALVIGEERFGLRLAGEFSREDVKKAVEIAHSFQKKVYVAMNAIFHNESIEALYDYVRFVKEANVDAIIFGDPAVLMVAKEAAPDLPLHWNTETTATNWYTCNYWGRKGAKRSVLAREINMDAIVEMKEHAEVEIEVQVHGMTAMFQSKRSLLGNYYEYQGKALVVENRAQNANMFLHDKERENKYPIFEDANGTHIMSPNDMCMIDELTELIEAEVDSLKIDGILQTSEYILKVTELYRKAIDLCAENPDQYEEVKDDLLQEVEEIQPKNRPLDTGFFFKETVY, encoded by the coding sequence ATGAAAAAACCAGAACTATTAGTTACACCTAAGACGATTAAAGATATAGAAGCATTATGTAAAGTTGGAGCGGATGCTCTTGTAATCGGAGAGGAACGATTTGGTCTTCGTTTGGCTGGAGAATTTTCAAGAGAAGATGTAAAGAAGGCCGTAGAAATTGCCCATTCTTTTCAGAAAAAAGTGTATGTAGCGATGAATGCGATCTTCCACAATGAAAGCATTGAAGCATTATATGATTATGTAAGATTTGTAAAAGAAGCAAACGTAGATGCAATCATTTTCGGTGATCCAGCGGTTTTAATGGTAGCAAAAGAAGCTGCACCTGATTTACCGCTTCATTGGAATACAGAAACAACTGCCACGAACTGGTATACATGTAATTATTGGGGTAGAAAAGGGGCTAAGCGCTCTGTCCTTGCCAGAGAAATCAATATGGATGCGATTGTAGAAATGAAAGAGCATGCCGAGGTGGAGATTGAGGTACAAGTCCACGGGATGACCGCCATGTTCCAGTCTAAGCGTTCACTCTTGGGGAATTATTATGAGTACCAAGGAAAAGCACTAGTGGTAGAAAACCGTGCTCAAAATGCCAACATGTTCCTTCACGATAAGGAAAGAGAAAATAAATATCCAATTTTTGAAGATGCGAACGGCACACATATTATGAGTCCAAATGACATGTGTATGATTGATGAGTTAACAGAGCTTATTGAAGCAGAAGTTGATTCTCTTAAGATTGATGGTATTTTGCAAACATCAGAATACATTCTAAAAGTAACAGAACTATATCGAAAAGCAATTGATCTATGTGCAGAAAATCCTGATCAGTACGAAGAAGTAAAGGATGACTTATTACAGGAAGTAGAAGAGATTCAACCAAAGAATCGTCCTTTAGATACTGGATTTTTCTTCAAAGAGACCGTTTATTAA
- a CDS encoding DUF1292 domain-containing protein — protein sequence MQHGENNITVIDEEGNEQLCEVLFTFDSDEFGKSYVLYYPIGADENDDEEIEIHASAFVPTEDNNDGELMPIETDEEWDLIEEMLNTFLEEQDEE from the coding sequence ATGCAACATGGAGAAAACAATATTACAGTAATTGATGAAGAAGGTAACGAGCAACTTTGTGAGGTGCTTTTTACATTTGATTCTGATGAGTTTGGTAAGTCTTATGTACTTTATTATCCAATTGGAGCAGATGAAAACGATGATGAAGAAATTGAAATTCATGCGTCTGCGTTTGTTCCAACCGAAGATAATAATGATGGTGAGTTAATGCCAATCGAAACAGACGAAGAGTGGGACCTAATTGAAGAAATGTTAAATACATTCCTAGAAGAGCAAGACGAAGAATAG
- a CDS encoding YrzI family small protein, giving the protein MTLNILFLTVTIKKRNVSAAEYERAEMAKKQYEATRDRMLSIQRLF; this is encoded by the coding sequence ATGACCCTGAATATATTATTCTTAACAGTTACAATTAAAAAACGTAATGTGTCAGCTGCTGAATACGAACGAGCAGAAATGGCAAAAAAGCAATATGAAGCTACTCGCGATCGTATGCTTTCCATTCAACGATTATTTTAA
- a CDS encoding peptidoglycan D,D-transpeptidase FtsI family protein yields the protein MWRKRAVVWLIICITVISLLIGRLVQVQLVSTENFTNHNINLLEASVVQRSQQMVIDNGRGGFLDRNGESLVHRKIPVLILFPFLKNMEWDSEQVADIINVPVESIIYRVKQAEDPFAYGDPNPLKLTDAQMEQINALKIPGVFAVERKYSLNEYPAEQLIGITGQNTVELQKRYPEKDLLEQTVIGLTGLEKSFDEFLLPDGNSKLIYHVDAKGGPLFGIDVKYVEPANPFYPVNIKTTIDKDIQEMAENLVDQYQISKGGLVLLDLETNSVLAMVSRPTINKEKPFEDASSGLKNMMISEQIVGSVFKTVVAGAAIDFELDNPTQMYDCSKKINGQPDLVYDHGMLNFTDSFARSCNNTFGTIAKELKEIDPNILEEYANKLSLVGSVGWNGDIYHFSNFRQLQEEQKGRVFLSEDAKNDKNFVALTGIGQHEVRATPLAVANMMGTIAKGGVRESVRVVSEVEYKNGNSLLPFEKQALPGESISPYTAMKLQKLLREVVVNENGTGRWFQELPYEVAGKSGTAETGIFKEEKQLHNKWFAGYFPYDNPRYALVTVNLGVYGDEGGVNGLFADMVKNVYNLDHNEPLSKR from the coding sequence ATGTGGAGAAAACGGGCAGTGGTATGGTTAATTATTTGTATAACAGTAATTAGTCTCTTAATAGGAAGACTTGTTCAAGTACAGCTCGTATCAACAGAAAACTTTACAAATCATAACATTAATCTTCTTGAAGCAAGTGTCGTTCAACGCTCACAGCAAATGGTGATTGATAATGGGCGAGGAGGGTTTCTTGATCGCAATGGAGAGTCACTTGTTCACCGTAAGATTCCGGTCCTCATTCTTTTTCCTTTTTTGAAGAATATGGAGTGGGATAGTGAACAGGTCGCAGACATTATAAATGTACCTGTGGAATCAATTATATACAGAGTGAAGCAAGCGGAAGACCCATTTGCTTATGGTGATCCAAATCCGCTGAAACTAACAGATGCACAAATGGAGCAAATTAATGCTCTGAAAATACCAGGAGTGTTTGCTGTAGAGAGGAAATATTCGCTAAATGAGTATCCAGCTGAGCAACTTATTGGTATTACGGGACAAAATACAGTTGAATTACAAAAACGATACCCTGAGAAAGACTTGCTAGAACAGACCGTGATTGGGTTAACCGGATTAGAAAAAAGCTTTGATGAATTTTTGCTTCCTGATGGGAATTCCAAGCTTATCTACCATGTTGATGCAAAGGGTGGGCCACTGTTTGGGATTGATGTGAAATATGTCGAACCAGCCAATCCTTTTTATCCGGTTAATATTAAAACAACGATAGATAAAGACATTCAGGAAATGGCTGAAAATTTAGTTGATCAATACCAAATAAGTAAAGGGGGACTTGTGCTTTTAGACTTAGAGACGAATTCTGTCCTTGCCATGGTATCAAGACCCACTATCAACAAGGAAAAGCCGTTTGAAGATGCTTCGAGTGGTCTGAAGAACATGATGATTTCTGAGCAAATTGTTGGGTCTGTTTTTAAAACGGTAGTGGCTGGAGCCGCCATTGACTTTGAACTAGACAACCCCACTCAAATGTATGATTGTAGTAAAAAAATTAATGGACAACCTGACTTAGTGTATGATCATGGAATGTTAAACTTTACGGATAGCTTTGCAAGGAGCTGTAACAATACTTTTGGAACGATTGCAAAAGAATTAAAGGAAATTGATCCCAATATACTTGAGGAGTATGCAAATAAATTATCTCTTGTCGGTTCTGTTGGATGGAATGGTGATATCTATCATTTCTCTAATTTTAGGCAACTTCAAGAAGAACAAAAGGGCCGTGTGTTTTTATCAGAAGATGCTAAAAATGATAAGAATTTTGTTGCTTTGACAGGTATCGGTCAGCATGAGGTTCGTGCCACACCATTGGCCGTTGCCAATATGATGGGGACAATTGCCAAAGGTGGCGTCAGAGAGAGTGTCAGAGTGGTTTCAGAAGTGGAATACAAAAACGGGAACTCCCTACTACCATTCGAAAAGCAAGCTCTGCCTGGTGAATCTATTTCTCCTTATACCGCAATGAAGCTTCAAAAATTATTGCGTGAAGTGGTTGTAAATGAAAATGGAACGGGAAGATGGTTTCAAGAGCTGCCATATGAGGTTGCTGGGAAGTCAGGAACAGCTGAAACGGGAATCTTTAAAGAGGAGAAACAATTGCATAATAAATGGTTTGCTGGTTATTTTCCATACGATAACCCTAGATACGCTCTAGTAACGGTAAATTTAGGGGTTTATGGGGATGAAGGAGGAGTGAACGGATTATTTGCTGATATGGTTAAAAACGTATATAACTTGGATCATAATGAGCCTCTGTCGAAACGTTAA
- a CDS encoding peptidase U32 family protein — MSIVVNDKISQIVNGKRVIVKKPELLAPAGNLEKLKIAVQYGADAVFIGGQEYGLRSNAGNFTFDEMKEGVEFAKKYGAKIYVTTNIFAHNENIDGLEDYILGLKEAGIAGIIVADPLIIETCRRLAPEIEVHLSTQQSLSNWKAVQFWKEEGLERVVLARETSAEEIREMKEKVDIEIETFIHGAMCIAYSGRCTLSNHMTARDSNRGGCCQSCRWDYDLYQLDQQDEVAQFSEGDAPFAMSPKDLKLIESIPQMIELGIDSLKIEGRMKSIHYVATVVSVYRKVIDAYCADPENFVIQKEWLEELDKCANRDTAPAFFEGIPGYKEQMFGNHSKKTTFDFAGLVLDYDAENQMVTLQQRNYFKPGQEVEFFGPEIENFTTVVEKIWDEDGNELDTARHPMQIVKFKLDKPVYPNNMMRKEI; from the coding sequence ATGTCTATCGTAGTAAACGATAAAATCTCACAGATTGTGAATGGAAAGCGAGTAATAGTAAAAAAACCAGAATTACTTGCACCTGCTGGGAATCTTGAGAAACTAAAAATTGCTGTCCAATACGGGGCAGATGCTGTATTTATCGGTGGACAAGAATACGGACTTCGCTCAAACGCAGGGAACTTTACTTTTGATGAAATGAAAGAGGGAGTAGAGTTTGCTAAAAAATATGGTGCGAAGATCTATGTAACAACAAATATTTTTGCTCATAATGAAAATATAGATGGATTAGAAGATTATATTCTTGGGTTAAAAGAGGCAGGTATTGCAGGTATTATTGTTGCTGATCCTCTTATCATAGAAACATGTCGTCGATTAGCACCTGAAATTGAGGTGCATTTAAGTACACAACAATCTTTATCCAATTGGAAAGCAGTCCAATTCTGGAAGGAAGAAGGATTAGAGCGTGTGGTACTTGCACGTGAAACTAGTGCGGAAGAAATAAGAGAAATGAAAGAGAAAGTCGATATCGAAATTGAAACATTCATCCATGGTGCAATGTGTATCGCGTACTCTGGACGCTGTACATTAAGTAATCATATGACCGCTCGTGACTCAAACCGCGGTGGATGCTGCCAGTCTTGCCGATGGGATTATGACTTGTATCAGCTTGACCAACAAGATGAAGTCGCTCAATTTAGCGAAGGTGATGCACCATTTGCAATGAGCCCTAAGGATCTTAAGCTAATTGAGTCAATTCCACAAATGATTGAGCTTGGCATTGATAGTTTGAAAATTGAAGGTCGTATGAAGTCCATTCACTATGTGGCAACAGTAGTTAGTGTGTACCGTAAAGTAATTGATGCTTATTGTGCGGACCCAGAGAACTTTGTTATCCAAAAAGAATGGTTAGAAGAACTTGATAAATGTGCAAACCGTGATACGGCTCCTGCATTCTTTGAAGGAATTCCTGGGTATAAAGAGCAGATGTTTGGAAATCATAGCAAAAAGACAACTTTTGACTTTGCTGGATTGGTGTTAGACTATGATGCTGAAAATCAAATGGTCACACTTCAGCAGCGCAACTACTTTAAACCTGGTCAAGAAGTAGAGTTTTTTGGACCTGAAATTGAGAACTTTACAACTGTTGTTGAAAAAATTTGGGATGAGGATGGCAATGAGCTGGATACAGCAAGACATCCAATGCAAATTGTAAAGTTCAAATTAGACAAACCGGTTTACCCGAACAACATGATGCGGAAGGAGATTTAA
- a CDS encoding IreB family regulatory phosphoprotein, giving the protein MSTFDKTMRFNFPEEPIEHDVKEVLFQVHEALQEKGYHPINQIVGYLLSGDPAYIPRHRDARNIIRKLERDEIIEELVKSYLKTQREGS; this is encoded by the coding sequence ATGAGTACATTTGATAAAACAATGAGGTTTAATTTTCCAGAAGAGCCCATCGAACATGACGTGAAGGAAGTCCTTTTTCAAGTACATGAAGCTCTTCAAGAAAAAGGATATCATCCAATTAATCAAATTGTAGGTTACCTGCTTTCTGGAGATCCTGCTTATATTCCTCGTCATCGTGATGCTCGTAACATCATTCGAAAGCTTGAACGAGATGAAATTATTGAGGAGCTTGTCAAAAGCTATTTAAAAACACAACGAGAGGGCTCTTAA
- the ruvX gene encoding Holliday junction resolvase RuvX: MRILGLDVGSKTVGVALSDEFGWTAQGLETIKINEDERMFGFDQIGQIIEKYEVGKIVVGLPKNMNGTIGPRGEASQFYASELEKRFSLPVFLWDERLTTVAAERVLLEADVSRKKRKKVIDKMAAAMILQGFLDSQK, encoded by the coding sequence ATGCGAATTCTCGGTCTTGACGTCGGCAGTAAAACGGTCGGCGTTGCGCTTAGCGATGAATTTGGCTGGACGGCGCAAGGATTAGAAACAATTAAAATTAATGAAGATGAAAGAATGTTTGGTTTTGACCAGATTGGTCAAATAATAGAAAAGTATGAAGTAGGAAAAATAGTAGTAGGGCTGCCTAAAAACATGAATGGAACCATTGGACCAAGAGGGGAAGCGAGTCAATTTTACGCTAGTGAGCTAGAAAAGAGGTTTTCCTTGCCAGTATTCCTATGGGACGAGCGCCTGACTACGGTTGCTGCGGAACGTGTCTTACTAGAAGCGGATGTTAGTAGGAAAAAACGTAAAAAAGTAATCGATAAAATGGCAGCAGCTATGATCTTACAAGGCTTTTTAGATAGTCAAAAATAA
- the mltG gene encoding endolytic transglycosylase MltG yields MTGNRPDKKAIIREKMIEREGEARVVRKIVLTISIILFLLVAITAGGGYFYIKSALKPVDPENKKEMTVEIPIGSSVTGIANILEEHGIIKDARVFKYFVKFKNESGFMAGNYELSPSMTLPSIIESLKTGKVEQDVVFQITIPEGKQLKEIAKIIAEKTNQSEADVFAKLNDREFIQALMNKYPDLLTEEILAENVKYPLEGYLFPATYPFYKEDTKVEEIIMVMLDQTEKVISEYEGDMAERQYTAHQLLTFASLVEEEATEKLERDQIASVFYNRIETGMPLQTDPTVLYAHGEHKDRVLYKDLEIDDPYNTYKYQGLTPGPIANAGTVSIEAVLHPAQTDFLYFLATASGDVLFSKTLDEHNAKKAEHIN; encoded by the coding sequence ATGACAGGTAACAGGCCTGATAAAAAAGCAATCATCCGAGAAAAGATGATTGAGAGGGAAGGCGAGGCAAGAGTTGTAAGGAAAATTGTCTTAACCATCTCAATTATATTATTCCTACTGGTAGCAATTACGGCTGGTGGAGGATATTTTTATATTAAATCAGCACTAAAGCCCGTAGACCCAGAGAATAAAAAAGAAATGACAGTAGAAATACCAATTGGATCTTCAGTTACTGGTATTGCAAACATATTAGAGGAACATGGAATTATTAAAGATGCACGTGTATTTAAATACTTTGTTAAGTTTAAGAACGAGTCAGGGTTTATGGCCGGTAACTATGAACTTTCACCTTCTATGACCTTGCCAAGTATCATTGAAAGCTTAAAGACAGGTAAGGTAGAGCAAGATGTGGTGTTTCAAATTACCATTCCTGAAGGAAAACAGTTAAAAGAAATCGCAAAAATCATCGCAGAAAAAACAAACCAGTCAGAAGCAGATGTTTTTGCAAAATTAAATGACCGTGAATTTATACAAGCTCTTATGAATAAATACCCAGATTTATTAACCGAGGAAATTCTCGCGGAAAATGTCAAGTATCCATTAGAAGGCTACTTGTTCCCTGCAACTTATCCTTTTTATAAAGAAGATACAAAAGTGGAAGAAATTATCATGGTTATGTTAGATCAGACGGAAAAGGTTATTAGTGAGTATGAGGGAGATATGGCTGAGAGACAGTATACTGCACACCAATTACTAACGTTTGCCTCCTTGGTAGAAGAGGAAGCTACTGAAAAACTTGAACGTGATCAAATTGCAAGTGTCTTTTATAATCGTATAGAAACAGGAATGCCTTTACAAACAGATCCTACCGTTTTATATGCTCATGGAGAACATAAGGATAGGGTGTTGTATAAGGATTTGGAGATTGACGACCCATATAATACTTACAAATACCAAGGCTTAACACCAGGCCCAATAGCTAATGCAGGTACTGTATCAATTGAAGCTGTTTTACATCCTGCCCAGACGGATTTCCTATACTTTTTAGCAACTGCATCTGGTGATGTATTATTCTCAAAAACTCTTGACGAGCATAATGCAAAAAAGGCCGAGCACATCAATTAA
- a CDS encoding DUF6431 domain-containing protein produces MEFFVRGAGRIPSPCCGKDMLVIGSKNRKSIDHSGQSKTYNIRRLRCTCCCTIHHELPDILIPYKRYEAECIESVLSNPSDHTVPADDSTLSRWHGWIHEFVDYWLGCLTSIMIRTNQGNIPLDFSSESSGTALQRIGRLAGDANGWLTRIVRPIVNINFWIHTRSAFIVQ; encoded by the coding sequence CTGGAGTTTTTCGTTAGAGGTGCGGGGAGGATTCCTTCTCCATGTTGTGGGAAAGACATGTTGGTAATAGGATCTAAGAATCGTAAATCTATTGATCATTCAGGGCAGAGTAAGACCTATAACATCCGAAGACTAAGGTGCACTTGTTGCTGTACGATACATCATGAACTGCCGGATATATTAATCCCTTATAAGCGCTATGAAGCTGAATGTATTGAAAGCGTTCTCTCGAATCCATCCGACCATACTGTTCCAGCCGATGATTCTACTCTTTCGAGATGGCATGGCTGGATTCATGAATTTGTGGATTATTGGTTGGGGTGTTTAACATCCATCATGATCAGAACCAATCAAGGAAACATCCCTCTGGATTTCTCGTCCGAAAGTTCAGGGACTGCACTTCAAAGGATAGGGCGCTTGGCAGGAGATGCCAATGGATGGCTGACAAGAATTGTCCGGCCCATTGTAAATATTAATTTTTGGATACATACCCGTTCTGCATTCATTGTCCAATAA
- the greA gene encoding transcription elongation factor GreA, protein MATEKVFPMTLAGKEKLEQELEHLKSVKRKEVVERIKIARSFGDLSENSEYDSAKEEQAFVEGRITTLENMIRNAKIIKEDELATDAVALGRSVTFIELPGGDEETYSIVGSAEADPFEGKISNDSPIAKSLMGKKVGDEVTVQTPGGEMNVRITNIK, encoded by the coding sequence TTGGCTACAGAAAAGGTTTTCCCGATGACTTTAGCTGGTAAAGAAAAATTAGAGCAAGAATTAGAACATTTAAAATCAGTAAAACGTAAAGAAGTCGTAGAGCGTATTAAAATTGCTCGAAGCTTCGGAGACTTATCTGAGAACTCAGAGTATGATTCAGCTAAAGAAGAACAAGCATTTGTTGAAGGTCGTATAACAACGCTTGAAAATATGATAAGAAACGCAAAGATTATTAAAGAGGATGAGCTAGCTACCGATGCGGTCGCTTTAGGCCGTTCTGTTACGTTTATTGAGCTTCCAGGAGGCGACGAGGAAACGTATTCGATCGTTGGAAGTGCAGAAGCAGATCCGTTTGAAGGTAAAATCTCAAACGATTCACCTATTGCGAAAAGCTTGATGGGTAAGAAGGTTGGAGACGAAGTAACGGTTCAAACTCCAGGTGGAGAAATGAATGTGCGTATTACAAATATTAAGTAA